In Hydractinia symbiolongicarpus strain clone_291-10 chromosome 13, HSymV2.1, whole genome shotgun sequence, a single genomic region encodes these proteins:
- the LOC130622882 gene encoding late histone H2A.2.2: MSGRGKGGKSKVKAKSRSSRAGLQFPVGRIHRFLRRGHYANRVGSGAPVYLAAVLEYLSAEILELAGNAARDNKKARIIPRHLQLAVRNDEELNKLLSGVTIAAGGVLPNIQAVLLPKKTTTKGKSSQSQEY; the protein is encoded by the coding sequence ATGagtggacgtggaaaaggtggtaAAAGTAAGGTGAAAGCTAAATCACGATCCAGTCGAGCAGGACTTCAGTTTCCAGTTGGTCGTATTCACAGATTTCTCAGGAGAGGTCATTATGCTAACAGGGTTGGCAGTGGTGCTCCTGTGTATTTAGCAGCTGTTTtagaatatttatctgctgaaaTTTTAGAACTTGCAGGAAATGCTGCAAGAGACAATAAAAAGGCTAGAATTATTCCTCGACACTTACAATTAGCAGTACGAAATGACGAAGAACTAAACAAACTGTTAAGTGGTGTGACAATTGCTGCTGGTGGTGTGCTACCAAACATACAAGCAGTTTTGCTGCCAAAAAAGACAACAACAAAAGGGAAAAGCTCGCAATCACAAGAATATTAA
- the LOC130622877 gene encoding KIF-binding protein-like has protein sequence MAYLKQWLCDHGYKKYREARTLSTETSKSDQEDKPYASKYKAREILKSLKSKLEDLIEDQSEVVVEQEVSADEVQLEFLGKQEVRIEDNVTPNYLIAVLNYDLGLNFIECEEVSTGEEYLNKCASLIKEYTQTPKYCCLSICVKNQLSILWSNRSSSEKAMEYLLLAEDEYKQIKESGHSAPFDFDEIWRKPDKQDENLIVKRESNFESIHTLTLYYLAQVYARLEKPEMSAKYCHVTLARQIATKQYEPLDWSLSCATLSQYYVTQDQFSSARYCLSCAEIVNQEGIGDVSKKEYEDSSDRERALEKAQKSRADILRCWGKYGLNLLKESHNVNITGNTSGESLVKENKNDFDKDFKSLKFSGLEPSVTEERVTDQIAKDLKSSKALFVFSNKCLQEAKEFYKLDGYVSDFVEITQDISQLYKYLAFFDNDFENRCKMHKRRIDMLNAILIELNPQHFLQISRQLTFEIAETYGEMAELKKAIIEENPQKFSANSIKKINFLLLQGAKYFSGFIDSYKKENQLPTAFEEDDVRPVLSSFFCLSRLYSKYYTNDRDTKIQYMLKEKECYEYIVSYCDTHENMPKVFDEELTITREMLTLFNTKMNNVLNNYS, from the coding sequence ATGGCTTATTTAAAACAATGGTTGTGTGATCATGGTTATAAAAAGTACAGAGAAGCTAGAACTCTTAGTACAGAAACTTCAAAATCAGATCAAGAAGATAAACCTTATGCTTCCAAGTACAAAGCAagggaaattttaaaaagtttgaaaagtaAACTTGAAGATTTAATTGAAGATCAAAGTGAGGTTGTTGTTGAACAGGAGGTATCAGCTGATGAGGTACAACTAGAATTTCTAGGCAAACAAGAGGTCCGCATTGAAGATAATGTAACACCAAACTATTTGATAGCTGTGTTAAATTATGATcttggtttaaattttattgaatgTGAAGAGGTATCAACTGGTgaagaatatttaaataaatgtgCATCCTTAATTAAAGAATATACTCAAACGCCTAAATACTGCTGCCTTAGTATTTGCGTAAAGAACCAGCTAAGTATTTTATGGTCAAACCGATCTTCATCCGAGAAAGCAATGGAATACCTTCTTCTGGCTGAAGATGAGTACAAACAAATCAAAGAAAGTGGTCATAGTGCTCCTTTTGACTTTGATGAGATTTGGAGAAAACCTGATAAACAAGACGAGAATTTGATTGTTAAACGTGAATCAAACTTTGAAAGTATCCACACGCTTACACTGTATTATTTGGCGCAAGTCTATGCCCGCCTTGAAAAACCTGAAATGTCTGCTAAGTATTGTCATGTCACTTTGGCTAGACAAATTGCTACTAAGCAATACGAGCCATTAGACTGGTCTTTAAGCTGTGCCACGCTGTCTCAATATTACGTGACTCAAGATCAGTTTTCTTCTGCTCGGTATTGTCTGTCATGTGCTGAGATAGTTAATCAGGAGGGTATTGGTGATGTAAGCAAAAAAGAGTATGAAGATAGCAGTGATCGTGAACGTGCCCTAGAAAAAGCACAAAAATCAAGGGCAGACATTTTAAGATGTTGGGGGAAATATGGATTAAACCTTTTAAAAGAATCTCACAATGTCAATATTACAGGTAACACAAGTGGTGAGTCATTGGTaaaggaaaacaaaaatgactttgataaagattttaaatcTCTGAAGTTTAGCGGGTTGGAGCCTTCAGTTACTGAAGAACGGGTAACTGATCAGATCGCTAAAGATTTGAAATCTTCAAAAGCACTTTTTGTTTTCAGCAATAAATGTCTTCAAGAAGCAAAGGAATTTTACAAACTAGATGGTTACGTATCAGACTTTGTTGAAATCACTCAAGACATTAGTCAACTTTATAAGTATCTTGCATTTTTTGATAACGATTTCGAGAATCGCTGTAAAATGCACAAGCGTCGTATAGATATGTTGAACGCTATTCTTATTGAACTCAACCCACAACACTTTTTACAGATTTCTAGGCAGTTAACCTTCGAAATTGCCGAGACCTATGGTGAAATGGCAGAATTAAAAAAGGCCATCATAGAGGAGAACCCACAAAAGTTTTCTGCTAATTCCATTAAGAAAATAAACTTCTTATTACTCCAAGGAGCGAAATATTTCAGCGGTTTCATTGACTcgtacaaaaaagaaaaccaaTTGCCAACCGCGTTTGAAGAAGATGATGTGCGACCAGTTTTGTCTTCCTTTTTCTGTTTGTCAAGGCTTTACTCCAAGTACTATACCAACGATAGGGACACTAAAATTCAGTACATGCTTAAGGAAAAGGAGTGTTACGAATATATTGTCAGCTATTGTGATACACATGAGAATATGCCAAAAGTTTTTGATGAGGAGTTGACGATTACCAGAGAGATGTTGACtttatttaatacaaaaatGAATAACGTTTTAAACAATTATTCTTAA